A genomic window from Deltaproteobacteria bacterium includes:
- a CDS encoding alanine transaminase, with amino-acid sequence MEFQRIKRLPPYVFSIIDGMKMEARRRGEDIVDFGMGNPDLPTPPHVVAKLIEAASKPANHRYSVSRGIFKLRGAIADWYKRRYNVDIDPDSEAIVTIGAKEGLSHLAWATIDPGDVVLCPSPTYPIHQYAVILAGGDLRCIPLTTSEEFFGNLDQAIKQTWPKPKMLIISFPHNPTTQVVELDFFERVVKAAKEHDFIVVHDLAYADLTFDGYRAPSFLQAAGAKDVGVEFFSLSKSYNMPGWRVGFCVGNKEIIHALARIKSYLDYGIFQPIQIAAIQALNGPQDCVEEICDMYRKRRDSLLDGLDRAGWYIPRPKGTMFVWAEIPEPAKKMGSVEFAKYLLQEAQVAVSPGIGFGQYGDEHVRFALIENEHRTKQAVRKIKKALVKLLD; translated from the coding sequence GTGGAATTTCAGCGTATCAAACGGCTGCCGCCCTATGTCTTCAGCATCATCGATGGTATGAAGATGGAGGCGCGGCGTAGGGGTGAGGATATCGTCGACTTCGGCATGGGCAATCCCGATCTGCCCACACCGCCGCATGTGGTGGCGAAGCTGATCGAGGCGGCGTCCAAACCTGCCAATCATCGTTACTCGGTGTCGCGCGGGATTTTTAAATTGCGCGGCGCGATCGCCGATTGGTACAAGCGCCGCTATAACGTCGATATCGATCCCGACAGCGAGGCAATCGTCACCATCGGCGCCAAAGAAGGTTTGTCGCATCTCGCTTGGGCGACCATCGATCCCGGCGATGTCGTGCTTTGCCCGAGTCCGACATATCCGATTCATCAGTATGCCGTGATCCTCGCCGGCGGCGATCTGCGCTGCATTCCGCTCACCACCAGCGAAGAATTTTTCGGCAACTTGGATCAGGCGATCAAGCAGACTTGGCCCAAGCCGAAAATGTTGATCATCAGTTTTCCGCACAATCCGACTACTCAAGTAGTCGAGCTGGATTTTTTCGAAAGGGTGGTGAAAGCGGCTAAGGAGCATGACTTCATCGTCGTGCATGATCTGGCCTACGCCGATCTGACCTTCGACGGTTATCGGGCGCCGAGTTTTCTCCAGGCCGCGGGCGCCAAGGATGTCGGCGTGGAATTTTTCTCGCTGTCGAAGAGCTACAACATGCCGGGTTGGCGCGTCGGCTTTTGCGTCGGCAATAAGGAAATCATTCACGCCTTGGCGCGCATCAAGAGCTATCTCGACTACGGTATTTTTCAGCCGATTCAGATCGCCGCCATTCAAGCGCTCAACGGACCGCAGGATTGCGTCGAAGAGATTTGCGACATGTACCGCAAGCGGCGCGATTCGTTGCTCGACGGTCTCGACCGCGCCGGCTGGTATATTCCTCGGCCCAAGGGGACGATGTTCGTCTGGGCCGAGATTCCCGAGCCGGCGAAAAAGATGGGCTCGGTGGAGTTCGCCAAATATTTACTTCAAGAAGCCCAAGTCGCGGTGTCGCCGGGGATCGGCTTCGGCCAGTACGGCGACGAACATGTGCGCTTCGCGCTGATCGAAAACGAGCACCGCACCAAGCAGGCGGTGCGCAAAATCAAAAAGGCGCTCGTCAAATTATTAGACTAG